DNA from Armatimonadota bacterium:
CACATCCTCCGTGTACAGGCCGGTCCCGATGATCCAGCCCCAGGGCTGGAAACCCCGGACGTAGGACTCCTTTGGCTCCAGGCGAGTGGGGTCGTCCTTCCACTGCCAGACATAGTCCACGTACCCCTCCTGTCGCTGGCGGACGACCTCTGCGAACTCCTTGAAGATGCGATTTCCCCGGGCGTCTCTGAAGTCCGACACATCAGCGCCGTTCAGGTCTTTGCGGTACGGGTGCATGATCATGCGCGGGTGCATGTCTTGCAGCCAGAAGTAATCCTTTCCTTCAGGACCATACCGCAGTTTCTCGATGCGGGAGATCGCCATTTCCTGGGCTTGCTTGTGGGTGAGACGCCCGGCCTGCACTTCCTGCTCGTATCCGGCGAGAATACTCCACGCGGAGTTGGTCAGCTCACGGATCATTTCGCGCTTGCGGTCCATCAAGGATCTCTCAAAGGCCGGCAGGAAGACGGCGTTCAGGGCCACCGCGAACAGCGTAATTGCAAGAAGGGTGGGGACCACAACGTGGAAGAAAATGTGACGACGCCTCAGACCAACATGCCCGGGCGCGGCCGGTTGTTCGTGCGTCAGGGAGCTCACGCTGCATACAGCATCACGGAATGCTTTCCAGGCTCCGGTAGGCATATCCACGCCAAACGACCTGCCGCCTCCGGTCCTGGCCTCGTGCGCATCGCTCCCGCCGCTGACCAGCAGCCCCATTTCGGTCGCAATCGCTGCAAGCTCTTCCCGCAGAGCTTCGGGATAGGGACCGTAATAGGCCTCAATGCCGTCGAGCCCCCACTCCTTCAGGCGCTCCAGGACTTCACGGAGGTGTTGGACATCGGGGATCGTGGTGAGCGGGTGCGCCAGGAATGCCTTGCCCCCGGCCCGGTGGACGAGGGCGATGGCGTCTTCCGTGGAGATCCTCCCGCCGGGGGCGGCCGTATCTGCGGATACGGCCGCCTCTCCTGCCCGGGGAGCCGCGCCTCTGCCGCGAATCGACCCCTCGACACTGCCGGCCGCGGGCGCCTGGAACTGGCGCAGGGAAGCGAGGGTGGCGCGCAGTTCGGGGTGGTCCGGGTCAAACCCGTATGCGAGGAGGTGGGTCTCACTGCCGTTCAGGCGCGTGGTGATCTCAACGGCGTTGATGACACCGATGCCTCTGTCGGAGACTGCCTGGCGGAAGGTGTCAAGGCCCTCCAGTGTATCGTGATCCGCGAGAGCCGCGAATTCCACCCGGTGCGCTGCGAGTCGGCGTGCGAGCTCCCGCGGCGCAAGCGTGCCGTCGCTGTAGATCGAGTGACAGTGGAAGTCTACCCGCGTGGTTTCATTCATGCCCCGTAGGTGCATGTTCTTCGGGATCTATCCACATCAGCCTGAAGGCCGGGACGCCTTGAGCCAGGGAACATTTCGGCTTGGGCCGGGCGCAATCCTGCCCGCAGAAAAGTACGGCGGCCTTGCGGGGCCGCCGTACTGAGGCAGATCGCAGGTAGAACAGGATCAGCCGGCCGCGGCCTTGTCACCCTTGGGGTCATGGAGGCGGTGAAAGGACTGCTCCAGATTCGCGCGGGTCTCCTCCGCCGTCCCGGCCCAGGTGGCCCTGGACACGAGGAAGATGGCAAGAAACGCCGCAGGCACACTGATCAGCGCGGGCTGCTCGAAGGCCCACAGTCCCGCGAGTTTGCCAATGACGACAACCGAAGAGATGAGCCCGCCAGTCATGATCCCCGCATACGCGCCCTGCTCAGTCATTCTGCGCCACCAGATTCCGCAGGTCAGAAGCGGGAAAAACGTGCTGGCGGCCACCGCGAAAGCCAGGCCCACCATCCAGGCAACGTTCGCATCGCGGAAGCCGATGCCGACGAAGATCGCCAGCGCACCACAGACGAGCACAGCGATTTTCGCCGCGAGGATCTTCTGACCGTCCGTGGCGTTTGGGCGCAGGATCGTGCCGTAGAAGTCGTGAGCGAAGGCGGAGCTCAGCGCAATCAGCAGTCCAGACACCGTGGAGAGCAGCGCGGCGATTGCGCCCGCCGCGACAAGGGCGACGGCCCATTCACCCGCTTCCTTGCTGGTCACGAGCATCATTGAGTTGGGGTTCGGCTCTCCAGCGTCGTTCAGGAGCACCGCCTCGGGACCAAGCACCATGCGCGCGAAAGCCCCCCACATCGGGGTCGTGATGTAGAAAATCCCAATGAATATCAGCACCCAGACCGTTGACCATCTCGCTTTGGCCGCGTCCGGGTTGGTGTAGAAACGTGCGAGGATGTGCGGCAGACCAGCCGTCCCACAGACCAGCGCGATCAGCAACGAGACGCTGGAGAAGAGATTGAACTTATTGAAAGGCATGAGCCATGCGCGACCGTTGGGAAACTTCTCCTTCTCCTTTTCGGAGAAGGCCGGGTTCCCTCTGACGGTGGTCCCTGCCATGTTGTCAGTCGAGTCTGAAACGATGGCCGTGTCACCGTACGCATGGGTCAACAGTTCCGGATACGGATGCCGCGCGAGCAACACCATGAGCGGGACAACCATCGCAAACAGCATGATCCAGAATTGGATCATCTGGGTGATTGTTACGCCCGTCATTCCGCCGAAGGCCACGTAGAGGGTGATGACACCGCCGAGCAGGACTACACCCAGAGCCCACGGCAGCCCGGTCACCGATTCCATGAGCGTTCCGACGCCCACCATCTGCGCGATGATGTAAACCGCGGAGATGACAACGGTCCAGAAGATTCCAATGCGTCGCAGGCGTACGGAGTTGAAGCGCCCGGCGCAGAAGTCAGGAATCGTGTAC
Protein-coding regions in this window:
- a CDS encoding cation acetate symporter, with product MSSLPLIATIIVLAATIIIGLMSARKAKTLSDYWVAGRSVGVFTNASAISSNYLSAASFLGVAAFVWANGFDGVWYATGFAAGYILLLLFIASPLRRFGQYTIPDFCAGRFNSVRLRRIGIFWTVVISAVYIIAQMVGVGTLMESVTGLPWALGVVLLGGVITLYVAFGGMTGVTITQMIQFWIMLFAMVVPLMVLLARHPYPELLTHAYGDTAIVSDSTDNMAGTTVRGNPAFSEKEKEKFPNGRAWLMPFNKFNLFSSVSLLIALVCGTAGLPHILARFYTNPDAAKARWSTVWVLIFIGIFYITTPMWGAFARMVLGPEAVLLNDAGEPNPNSMMLVTSKEAGEWAVALVAAGAIAALLSTVSGLLIALSSAFAHDFYGTILRPNATDGQKILAAKIAVLVCGALAIFVGIGFRDANVAWMVGLAFAVAASTFFPLLTCGIWWRRMTEQGAYAGIMTGGLISSVVVIGKLAGLWAFEQPALISVPAAFLAIFLVSRATWAGTAEETRANLEQSFHRLHDPKGDKAAAG